In Vreelandella piezotolerans, one genomic interval encodes:
- a CDS encoding TlpA disulfide reductase family protein gives MSPLDRSLAIGPLGLSVGQLLLLLSIVVALIVGGLIGRRRNVSVGDGIFNAVFFGVIGARLVFIVQYGESYDTFWSWLDIRDRGFEPLAGLVVALVYLVWRLWRQPRERRPLGIAVISGALTWSLTAGALALMVSQGASIPPTPLTTLENDEVTLPTMLSEADRPMVVNLWASWCPPCRREMPVFEQAQQERDDVTFVFVNQGENLSTVNAFLQQESLALDNVYLDRNNALGHEVGAMAMPTTLYYNADGTLIDTHFGELSRATLNRSLERFSP, from the coding sequence ATGAGTCCCCTGGATCGCAGCCTCGCCATCGGCCCGTTAGGCCTAAGCGTGGGGCAACTTTTGCTATTGCTTTCGATAGTTGTCGCACTGATCGTCGGAGGTTTGATAGGCCGCCGTCGAAATGTCAGCGTGGGCGATGGCATCTTCAATGCCGTGTTCTTCGGTGTAATCGGGGCGCGACTCGTTTTTATCGTCCAATATGGTGAAAGCTACGACACGTTCTGGTCGTGGCTCGACATACGCGATCGCGGTTTCGAGCCGCTAGCGGGCCTTGTCGTCGCCTTGGTTTATCTTGTCTGGCGGCTATGGCGCCAACCTCGTGAGCGTAGACCGCTCGGGATAGCCGTCATATCAGGGGCGCTGACCTGGTCGCTGACGGCGGGGGCACTGGCACTCATGGTATCTCAAGGTGCTAGCATTCCTCCGACGCCGTTAACCACGCTTGAGAATGACGAAGTGACACTTCCCACTATGCTAAGCGAAGCTGATCGCCCCATGGTGGTCAATCTTTGGGCCAGCTGGTGCCCGCCGTGTCGTCGCGAAATGCCTGTATTTGAGCAGGCTCAACAAGAGCGAGACGACGTGACGTTCGTGTTCGTCAATCAGGGCGAGAACCTCAGCACCGTTAACGCCTTTTTACAGCAAGAGTCACTCGCGCTCGATAATGTCTACCTTGATCGGAACAATGCGCTCGGCCACGAAGTGGGCGCTATGGCCATGCCCACAACGCTTTATTACAACGCCGATGGCACGCTTATAGATACTCACTTTGGTGAGCTCTCTCGCGCCACCCTCAACCGCAGCCTTGAGCGTTTCAGCCCCTAA
- the dsbD gene encoding protein-disulfide reductase DsbD produces the protein MGLLSVTTVATAQSFFGQQESVLPPEQVFKPTLGHDGESLKIDWQIEPDYYLYRHAFSAEAEGRELSLNMPDGEVIEDEYFGRSEIYRHSLSMTTQPGNADTITLRWQGCADAGLCYPPQEKTFDLAPAGQDISETHEPSIATHAPGSEESSTSDLKNTMAEDQQLAAQLEGGNGLWTLAAFFGMGLLLTFTPCVLPMIPILSSLIAGGRKVGENHRTAGFVMSTAFVLPMAATYALLGVAAAMAGANLQMLFQSTWFIGLFSLLFVVLALAMFGLFELELPSALRQRLDAGMSRQRGGRLKGVAIMGVLSALLVGPCMTAPLAGALLFIADSGNPWLGGAALLSLGLGMGLPLILIGTVGSQLLPKPGAWMVRIRAIFGFVLLGMAIWFVDRVAPDAIILALWGALGLGFAVSLKAMALGGNASTVASQTATASAVIIGLWSALVLIGAAGGASDPWRPLAVYTSTNDGLTTEASSSNAEQPLTFDEVDDLATLNARVAQTEVSGQMTLIEFTADWCISCEVIEQEVFTDPTVQSELQDVQRLSIDVTDYDTSDKEIMEHFGIVGPPTLMWFGPDGQERRSARIIGELDADTFLERFDQAKQAGSSTTGGGS, from the coding sequence GTGGGGTTGCTGAGCGTTACCACAGTTGCCACCGCACAATCTTTTTTTGGCCAGCAAGAGAGCGTTCTTCCTCCAGAGCAAGTCTTCAAGCCAACACTTGGTCATGATGGCGAATCGCTGAAGATCGATTGGCAAATCGAACCCGACTACTACCTTTACCGCCATGCTTTTTCCGCCGAAGCCGAAGGACGTGAGCTATCGCTGAATATGCCTGACGGAGAAGTAATTGAGGATGAATATTTTGGCCGCTCTGAGATTTACCGTCACTCATTGAGTATGACCACTCAGCCTGGTAACGCCGACACAATCACCCTTCGTTGGCAGGGCTGCGCCGATGCGGGCCTGTGCTATCCACCTCAAGAAAAGACCTTTGATTTAGCACCTGCTGGCCAGGACATATCTGAAACGCACGAGCCCTCCATTGCCACGCATGCCCCCGGATCTGAAGAAAGCTCCACTTCCGACCTAAAAAATACGATGGCAGAAGACCAGCAGCTGGCAGCGCAACTGGAGGGAGGTAACGGGCTCTGGACGCTGGCGGCGTTTTTCGGCATGGGGCTGTTACTGACATTCACGCCCTGTGTATTGCCGATGATACCGATTCTGTCCAGCCTGATCGCGGGAGGACGAAAGGTAGGCGAGAACCACCGGACGGCAGGTTTCGTGATGTCTACTGCCTTTGTCCTGCCCATGGCGGCCACCTATGCGCTACTCGGCGTGGCCGCTGCCATGGCAGGTGCCAATCTACAGATGCTGTTTCAGAGCACCTGGTTTATCGGCCTGTTCTCACTACTGTTTGTCGTTCTCGCCCTGGCCATGTTCGGCTTGTTCGAATTAGAGCTACCGAGCGCGCTTCGCCAGCGCCTTGATGCCGGCATGTCGCGTCAACGCGGCGGGCGCTTGAAAGGGGTTGCCATCATGGGGGTGCTCTCTGCACTGCTGGTAGGGCCCTGCATGACCGCACCGCTAGCGGGAGCGCTATTGTTCATTGCTGATAGTGGTAACCCCTGGCTGGGCGGTGCAGCCCTGTTATCGCTTGGCCTAGGAATGGGCCTACCACTGATCCTGATCGGCACGGTGGGTAGCCAGTTGCTGCCTAAGCCCGGTGCTTGGATGGTTCGCATCAGAGCGATTTTCGGCTTTGTATTATTGGGGATGGCGATCTGGTTTGTGGATCGCGTAGCACCTGATGCCATTATCCTCGCGCTATGGGGCGCACTGGGGCTGGGTTTTGCCGTTTCGTTAAAGGCCATGGCACTGGGAGGCAATGCCTCAACGGTGGCCTCTCAAACAGCAACAGCAAGCGCAGTCATCATCGGATTATGGAGTGCACTAGTGTTAATCGGCGCTGCCGGTGGCGCTTCTGACCCCTGGCGCCCGCTAGCGGTCTATACATCCACCAACGATGGCTTAACCACTGAAGCATCGTCATCAAACGCCGAACAACCGCTTACCTTCGATGAGGTCGACGATTTGGCCACGCTTAACGCCCGTGTTGCCCAGACCGAGGTTAGCGGCCAGATGACACTCATCGAATTTACGGCCGACTGGTGCATCTCCTGTGAAGTAATCGAACAGGAAGTTTTTACCGACCCCACCGTTCAATCTGAGCTACAGGATGTACAGCGGTTAAGTATCGATGTGACCGACTACGATACCTCTGACAAGGAGATCATGGAGCACTTCGGCATCGTTGGGCCGCCGACGCTGATGTGGTTCGGCCCCGACGGGCAGGAGCGACGCAGCGCGCGTATTATCGGCGAGCTGGACGCTGACACATTTCTGGAGCGCTTCGATCAAGCCAAACAAGCCGGCAGTAGTACCACTGGAGGTGGTTCATGA
- a CDS encoding DUF6691 family protein, translated as MKTLMGYIAGLIFGLGLTISGMTDPARVLGFLDIAGAWDPTLMFVLGGAVVTNFIGYRLVLRRPHPFFGERFQLPTRQDLDIRLISGASLFGIGWGLSGYCPGPAFASIIGISAPLFAMLVTMVMGWFLARAIPTKTA; from the coding sequence ATGAAAACGTTGATGGGATACATCGCGGGCCTGATCTTTGGCCTTGGACTGACCATCTCCGGCATGACGGATCCGGCACGGGTGCTCGGCTTCCTGGATATCGCCGGTGCCTGGGATCCGACCCTGATGTTCGTGCTCGGTGGCGCTGTGGTCACGAATTTTATTGGTTATAGGTTGGTGCTGCGTCGCCCGCACCCCTTCTTTGGTGAGCGTTTTCAGCTGCCCACTCGACAAGACCTGGATATTCGCTTAATCAGCGGAGCCTCACTGTTTGGCATCGGGTGGGGGCTTTCTGGCTATTGCCCCGGCCCAGCCTTCGCCTCCATCATCGGGATTTCTGCACCGCTGTTCGCCATGCTTGTGACCATGGTGATGGGTTGGTTCTTGGCACGCGCGATCCCCACCAAAACTGCATAG
- a CDS encoding YeeE/YedE family protein: MDFTASFQGLIGGVLIGLSATWLMASLGRIAGISGIIGTLITERPKGDSAWRLAFVLGLVSGPVLALFIGGLGNVAGAPGEVIGQPTGGVPLMLVAGLLVGFGTGLGSGCTSGHGVCGLARLSVRSLVATVTFLIAAIITVFVVRHVMGGNV; this comes from the coding sequence GTGGATTTTACAGCAAGCTTTCAGGGACTGATCGGCGGTGTCCTGATTGGTCTCTCAGCGACTTGGTTAATGGCCTCTCTGGGCCGTATCGCTGGCATCAGCGGCATTATCGGCACCCTCATTACCGAACGGCCGAAGGGAGATAGTGCCTGGCGCTTGGCCTTCGTTCTAGGGCTGGTAAGCGGCCCCGTACTAGCACTTTTCATTGGCGGGCTCGGCAACGTAGCCGGTGCCCCCGGCGAGGTCATCGGTCAGCCAACTGGGGGCGTGCCGCTGATGTTAGTAGCCGGTTTGTTAGTGGGGTTTGGAACAGGCCTAGGAAGCGGCTGCACTAGCGGGCACGGTGTTTGCGGTCTCGCAAGGTTATCGGTGCGCTCCCTAGTCGCCACCGTTACCTTTTTAATCGCTGCGATTATTACCGTCTTTGTGGTTCGTCATGTCATGGGAGGCAACGTATGA
- a CDS encoding SulP family inorganic anion transporter, translating into MMLERWVPLIGWLRSYNRTLLSQDALASVIVTLMLVPQALAYALLSGLPPEMGLYASMLPLVLYAIFGTSATLAVGPVAVAALMTASALSSFATQGSPEYVGAALVLAALSGLILIAMGVLRLGFLANFLSHPVISGFVTASGILIAVSQFKHILGVEASGHNVIDVLGALFNQWQQVNTITLFIGLGVWGYLLVCRKWLKQWLSNAGVSAGIAAHLVKAAPISAVIVTTLLAWLFNLEQQGVNLVGFVPSGMPAIAFPSLDQSLWLGLLPAALLISLVGFVESISVAQTLAAKRRQRIDPNQELIALGMANVGAGVSGGSPVSGGFSRSVVNFEAGAATPLAGAFTALGIVLSTLLLTDLLAFLPTATLAATIIVAVGTLIDLPAVKRTWLYSRSDGIAMVATLLLTLLHSIEIGIISGVLLSLGLHLYRTSQPHSAVVGRVPGTEHFRNVKRHNVEVDERLAILRIDESLYFANARYLEDTVMELAARSLSLQHIVLTCQAVNVIDASALESLEAINGRLKDAGATLHLAEVKGPVMDHLKHTSFYHELTGQVFFTTYDAWRVLHNQSDVLSSPALVSSGARLGTSQQ; encoded by the coding sequence ATGATGCTAGAACGTTGGGTGCCACTCATTGGCTGGCTGCGGTCCTACAACCGAACATTGCTCTCACAGGATGCTCTGGCGTCAGTGATCGTAACGCTGATGCTGGTGCCTCAGGCGTTAGCCTATGCCTTATTGTCTGGGTTGCCGCCAGAAATGGGGCTTTACGCCAGCATGTTGCCGCTAGTGCTTTACGCCATTTTTGGCACCAGCGCGACGTTAGCCGTTGGGCCGGTGGCTGTTGCGGCACTGATGACGGCCTCAGCATTAAGTAGTTTTGCTACCCAAGGAAGCCCCGAGTACGTGGGGGCTGCATTAGTGCTAGCCGCGCTCTCGGGGCTTATCCTCATCGCCATGGGCGTTTTACGGCTAGGCTTTTTGGCCAACTTTTTAAGTCATCCTGTGATCTCGGGTTTTGTAACTGCCTCGGGCATTTTGATTGCTGTGAGCCAGTTCAAACATATTTTAGGTGTTGAGGCTTCCGGACATAACGTTATTGATGTGTTGGGGGCACTTTTTAACCAGTGGCAGCAAGTGAACACCATTACATTGTTTATTGGCTTAGGCGTGTGGGGGTATTTGTTGGTGTGCCGAAAGTGGCTGAAACAGTGGCTTAGCAATGCCGGTGTTTCCGCTGGAATTGCAGCACACCTGGTCAAAGCAGCGCCAATTTCAGCGGTCATTGTCACCACACTATTGGCTTGGCTTTTTAACCTGGAGCAGCAAGGCGTGAATTTAGTCGGCTTTGTGCCCAGCGGTATGCCCGCGATTGCGTTTCCAAGCCTGGATCAATCATTGTGGCTGGGTTTGCTCCCCGCCGCGCTCTTGATCAGCTTGGTAGGGTTTGTGGAGTCGATTTCCGTAGCCCAAACGCTCGCCGCTAAGCGTCGCCAACGTATTGACCCCAATCAAGAGCTGATTGCCTTGGGGATGGCCAACGTGGGCGCGGGAGTAAGCGGGGGCTCACCTGTCTCGGGTGGGTTTTCTCGTTCGGTAGTTAATTTTGAAGCAGGCGCTGCGACACCGCTAGCGGGCGCATTTACCGCGTTGGGAATCGTTCTCTCAACACTGCTGTTGACCGACCTGCTGGCATTTTTGCCTACCGCAACTCTGGCCGCCACTATCATTGTCGCGGTCGGTACATTAATTGATCTTCCTGCAGTGAAACGCACTTGGCTGTACTCCCGCAGCGATGGCATTGCGATGGTAGCCACGCTTCTACTTACCCTGCTGCACAGCATTGAAATCGGCATTATAAGTGGCGTATTGCTGTCATTGGGCCTGCATCTTTATCGCACCAGTCAGCCCCACAGCGCGGTAGTAGGGCGAGTGCCTGGCACCGAGCACTTTCGTAATGTGAAGCGGCATAACGTAGAAGTCGACGAGCGGCTCGCCATTCTGCGAATAGATGAAAGCCTTTATTTCGCCAATGCACGTTACTTGGAAGACACTGTTATGGAACTAGCTGCACGTTCATTGTCGCTGCAACATATTGTACTGACCTGCCAAGCAGTGAACGTGATTGATGCTTCAGCGCTGGAAAGCCTGGAAGCCATCAACGGACGATTAAAAGACGCGGGCGCGACACTCCATTTAGCTGAAGTAAAGGGGCCGGTGATGGATCATCTAAAACACACGTCGTTTTATCACGAGTTGACCGGGCAAGTGTTTTTCACCACCTATGATGCTTGGCGCGTTTTGCACAATCAAAGCGACGTACTCTCTTCACCGGCTTTAGTCTCTAGCGGTGCTAGGCTGGGCACTAGCCAGCAGTAA
- a CDS encoding NAD(P)/FAD-dependent oxidoreductase — translation MDDLPKKPMNHNKKHAGALMNSQQTATYDVVIIGGGAGGISVAASLLNRQPDLTIAIIEPAESHFYQPGWTMVGGGIFTQESTRKPMADVMPEKATWHQTTAESINPDAESVVLATGHTLGYRRLIVAPGLVVDWSAISGLEETLGHNGVTSNYRYDLAPYTWSLVKSLKQGKALFTQPPMPIKCAGAPQKAMYLACDHWRKQGNLGQIEPTFCNAGEVLFGVKDYVPALQKYIEHYGIETAYKHRLTAVDGAAKVAQFEVAGENGSQTVERPFDMLHVVPPQKAPVLIAESGLANAGGWLDLNASTLQHERYPNIFGLGDASGTTNAKTAAAVRKQAPVVAQNVLASLHDKPLSAAYYGYGSCPLTVERGKIVLAEFGYNGQLQPTFPKWVNDGTRPTHAAWQLKAKALPWIYWRLMLRGKEWLS, via the coding sequence GTGGATGATTTACCCAAAAAGCCAATGAATCACAATAAAAAACATGCTGGAGCCCTTATGAACTCTCAACAAACGGCAACCTACGACGTAGTCATTATTGGTGGTGGTGCGGGCGGCATTTCGGTCGCTGCTAGCTTGCTCAACCGCCAGCCAGATTTAACCATCGCCATTATCGAGCCCGCGGAAAGCCACTTTTATCAACCAGGCTGGACCATGGTGGGTGGCGGCATTTTTACTCAGGAATCGACTCGCAAGCCGATGGCAGACGTGATGCCTGAAAAAGCCACTTGGCATCAAACCACCGCTGAAAGTATCAATCCTGATGCCGAGAGTGTCGTGCTGGCAACCGGCCACACCCTGGGCTATCGACGCCTGATTGTCGCACCAGGGCTTGTGGTTGATTGGAGTGCTATCAGCGGGCTTGAAGAGACGCTTGGTCACAACGGTGTAACGTCAAACTACCGCTATGATCTTGCACCTTATACGTGGTCATTGGTGAAGTCGCTTAAGCAGGGTAAGGCGCTGTTCACCCAACCGCCGATGCCTATCAAGTGTGCCGGCGCCCCTCAGAAAGCCATGTATCTGGCCTGCGACCACTGGCGTAAACAAGGTAACCTTGGGCAGATTGAACCCACGTTCTGCAACGCCGGTGAGGTACTTTTCGGTGTGAAGGATTACGTTCCTGCCCTTCAGAAGTATATCGAGCATTACGGCATTGAAACGGCTTATAAACACCGCTTAACCGCGGTAGACGGTGCTGCAAAAGTAGCGCAATTTGAAGTCGCAGGTGAAAACGGCTCGCAAACAGTTGAGCGGCCGTTCGATATGCTCCACGTAGTACCTCCTCAAAAAGCCCCGGTTTTAATTGCTGAATCTGGCCTCGCTAATGCGGGCGGTTGGCTCGACCTGAATGCGAGTACGCTGCAACACGAACGTTACCCCAATATTTTTGGGCTGGGTGATGCTAGCGGCACTACCAATGCCAAAACGGCAGCCGCGGTGCGCAAGCAAGCCCCAGTCGTTGCTCAAAATGTGTTGGCCTCACTCCACGATAAACCGCTTAGCGCGGCGTATTACGGCTATGGCTCATGCCCACTCACTGTGGAAAGAGGCAAAATTGTGCTGGCGGAGTTTGGCTATAACGGTCAATTACAGCCAACGTTTCCTAAATGGGTCAACGACGGCACTCGCCCCACTCACGCTGCCTGGCAGCTAAAAGCCAAGGCGCTGCCATGGATTTATTGGCGGTTAATGTTACGAGGCAAAGAGTGGCTTAGCTAA
- a CDS encoding TIGR01244 family sulfur transferase, with amino-acid sequence MQTQPLEQGVEITSALTLDELDEVKARGFNAVICNRVAGESYDFPDEASYRHKAKQLGLAWVHIPVKPGEYSQEDIQAFADSLAQLPRPILAFCRTGKRATHLWAYARRQSDQCELATLLTAAKEAGFDLEDHRQALEGQTP; translated from the coding sequence TTGCAAACTCAGCCGTTAGAACAAGGCGTTGAGATAACCTCAGCGCTAACACTCGATGAATTGGACGAGGTAAAAGCGCGCGGTTTTAACGCGGTGATATGTAACCGCGTGGCGGGAGAAAGTTATGACTTCCCCGACGAGGCGAGCTACCGCCATAAGGCCAAGCAGCTTGGCCTTGCCTGGGTACATATCCCCGTCAAGCCGGGCGAATACAGTCAGGAAGATATTCAGGCATTCGCCGACTCGTTAGCACAGCTTCCCCGTCCTATTCTGGCTTTCTGCCGCACAGGCAAGCGTGCCACTCACTTATGGGCCTATGCTCGACGGCAATCGGACCAGTGTGAGTTGGCAACCTTGTTGACAGCTGCAAAGGAGGCTGGCTTTGATCTTGAGGATCATCGCCAGGCCCTGGAGGGACAGACCCCATAA
- a CDS encoding MBL fold metallo-hydrolase, giving the protein MQTFALSRSSGEGTPDVAGFFDPRTFSVQYVVSDPATKQCAIIDPVLDFDEKSGATATFNADALLEYVAKQALTVEWILDTHPHADHFSAAQYLKEQTGAPTAIGQYVTQVQALWKEIYHWPEMPTDGRQWDTLFTEGDTFHIGELKVGVLHSPGHTLASITYLIGDTAFVHDTLFQPDFGTARADFPGGSAKALWDSIQQILALPDNTRLFTGHDYMPNGREPNWQSSVAEQRANNPHLAGKNEQDYIALRHQRDSELPMPKLILHALQVNTRGGRLPEPEANGKRYLKIPLDALEGAAWD; this is encoded by the coding sequence ATGCAGACCTTTGCCCTTTCCCGCAGTAGTGGAGAAGGCACGCCCGACGTCGCCGGTTTTTTTGATCCACGGACGTTTAGCGTGCAGTACGTGGTCAGCGACCCCGCTACCAAGCAGTGTGCGATTATCGACCCAGTGCTGGATTTCGACGAGAAATCCGGCGCGACGGCAACGTTCAACGCTGACGCCCTGCTGGAATACGTCGCCAAGCAAGCCCTGACGGTTGAGTGGATTCTTGACACCCACCCTCATGCGGATCATTTCTCCGCCGCGCAGTACCTAAAAGAGCAAACCGGTGCACCAACGGCTATTGGCCAATACGTCACTCAAGTACAGGCGTTGTGGAAAGAGATTTACCACTGGCCAGAAATGCCCACCGACGGCCGTCAATGGGACACCCTGTTTACGGAAGGCGATACCTTCCATATTGGTGAGCTAAAAGTCGGCGTGCTGCATTCACCCGGCCATACGCTGGCCTCAATCACCTATCTCATCGGCGATACGGCGTTTGTTCACGACACTCTGTTCCAACCGGATTTCGGCACCGCGCGGGCGGATTTCCCGGGGGGCAGTGCCAAAGCGCTGTGGGACTCTATCCAGCAAATCCTCGCTCTACCCGACAATACACGGCTATTCACCGGCCACGACTATATGCCGAATGGCCGCGAGCCGAACTGGCAAAGCAGCGTTGCCGAGCAACGTGCCAACAACCCTCACCTGGCGGGCAAAAACGAGCAGGACTACATCGCGCTGCGCCACCAGCGAGATAGCGAACTGCCCATGCCCAAGCTGATTTTGCATGCACTGCAAGTCAACACGCGTGGCGGACGCCTGCCAGAACCCGAGGCCAATGGTAAACGCTATCTGAAAATTCCTCTGGACGCCTTAGAAGGCGCTGCCTGGGATTGA
- a CDS encoding heavy metal translocating P-type ATPase yields MDTSTHQAPPTALTLRVEGMDCGGCERKVESALGRLPGVGEVTASSVTGTVNLQLGPGNTASRDTIAKSLNDLGYQLADETQPDASPSAWWQTTKGRLVMVSGGLLVAAFGLRLVWPALGNWPFVAATLFGLVPILQAAWGALKVRNPFTIEMLMSIAALGALAIDAAAEAALVVFLFAVGELLEGVAASRARRSISALAKLTPSSARLMEGNELHEVSAATLQPGQRVLVRPGDRVPCDGRILAGESDIDESPVNGESVPRLRALGDDVFAGTVNLDAALEVEVTRSAENNTIARVIRLVEEAQAAKAPVARFIDQFARYYMPAVIGVALLVAIVPPLTSTMAWSESVYRALALLLVACPCALVISTPAAIAAGLSSGARQGLLIKGGAVLEQLGKLRMVALDKTGTLTAGSPQVTDVEDWRHEGQHHEILRLAAALERDASHPIAMAIMAHAKQQGVTIAAASQSRALAGRGVTGVVEGRALSLITPRHLAEQFPLDDALAARIATLEDAGKSLAILTEDNRPLGLIAVRDEPREDALEGLAALSRLKVEAVMLSGDNARTVSAIGAGLGIEAHGELMPEDKANYVRDWQAQGRGPVGKVGDGINDAPALAAADVGIAMGSGTDVALETADAALLKNRVTGIAELIDLSRATMRNVKTNVALALGFKAIFLVTTALGITGMWIAVMADTGATVLVTLNAMRLLGYRFSPGASSPRERVSGATS; encoded by the coding sequence ATGGATACCTCGACACACCAAGCGCCCCCAACGGCTCTTACCCTGCGGGTGGAGGGCATGGACTGTGGTGGCTGCGAGCGCAAGGTGGAATCCGCGCTAGGCCGCTTGCCGGGGGTTGGCGAGGTAACCGCAAGCTCAGTGACCGGCACCGTCAATCTCCAGCTTGGCCCCGGCAACACGGCTTCCCGCGACACCATCGCCAAGTCACTCAATGACTTGGGCTACCAGCTTGCCGATGAGACCCAGCCTGACGCCTCGCCCTCCGCGTGGTGGCAGACCACCAAAGGCCGGCTGGTGATGGTGTCAGGGGGGTTATTGGTCGCCGCCTTTGGCCTTCGGCTGGTATGGCCCGCACTGGGCAACTGGCCATTTGTCGCCGCAACCCTGTTTGGCCTGGTACCAATTTTGCAGGCTGCCTGGGGTGCGCTCAAGGTACGTAACCCTTTCACCATCGAAATGCTGATGAGCATCGCAGCACTTGGGGCCTTGGCGATTGACGCCGCCGCCGAAGCGGCGTTGGTGGTGTTCTTGTTTGCGGTGGGCGAATTGCTCGAAGGGGTTGCCGCGTCCAGGGCGCGGCGCAGCATTTCGGCGCTTGCCAAGCTGACCCCGTCTTCCGCCCGGCTGATGGAGGGCAACGAGCTGCACGAGGTATCCGCCGCTACGCTACAACCGGGGCAGCGCGTGCTGGTGCGGCCCGGCGACCGGGTGCCCTGCGATGGCCGTATCCTCGCAGGCGAGTCCGATATTGACGAGTCGCCGGTGAACGGCGAATCCGTGCCCCGCCTGCGCGCCCTCGGCGACGACGTGTTCGCTGGCACGGTCAACCTGGATGCCGCGCTGGAAGTCGAGGTAACGCGTAGCGCCGAGAACAATACCATCGCACGGGTTATTCGCTTGGTGGAAGAGGCCCAGGCGGCCAAAGCACCGGTGGCACGCTTTATCGATCAGTTTGCGCGCTACTACATGCCCGCGGTGATAGGGGTCGCCCTGTTGGTAGCCATCGTACCGCCGTTGACTTCCACCATGGCGTGGTCGGAGTCGGTTTACCGGGCGCTGGCCCTGCTGTTGGTCGCCTGCCCCTGCGCGCTGGTGATTTCGACCCCGGCCGCCATTGCCGCCGGGCTTTCTTCTGGCGCTCGCCAAGGGCTTTTGATCAAGGGCGGCGCAGTGCTTGAGCAGCTTGGCAAGCTGCGGATGGTGGCGCTGGACAAAACCGGCACCCTCACCGCCGGTAGCCCCCAGGTGACCGACGTAGAAGACTGGCGCCATGAAGGGCAACACCACGAGATCTTAAGGCTCGCCGCCGCCCTGGAACGCGACGCCAGCCACCCCATTGCCATGGCCATTATGGCGCACGCCAAGCAGCAGGGTGTGACGATTGCCGCGGCTAGCCAAAGCCGGGCGCTCGCCGGGCGCGGCGTTACCGGGGTGGTAGAAGGGCGCGCGTTAAGCCTGATCACCCCGCGTCATCTGGCCGAGCAGTTCCCCCTGGACGACGCGCTAGCGGCGCGCATCGCCACGCTTGAAGACGCTGGCAAAAGCCTGGCCATACTGACCGAGGACAACCGCCCGTTGGGGCTGATTGCCGTCCGTGACGAACCCCGCGAAGACGCGCTTGAGGGGCTTGCCGCCTTATCGCGCCTGAAAGTGGAAGCTGTGATGCTCAGCGGCGACAACGCCCGCACGGTGTCGGCGATTGGCGCGGGGCTGGGCATTGAGGCACACGGCGAGCTGATGCCCGAAGACAAGGCAAACTATGTACGCGATTGGCAGGCCCAAGGGCGCGGCCCCGTGGGCAAAGTGGGTGACGGCATCAACGACGCCCCGGCGCTAGCAGCGGCGGACGTCGGCATCGCCATGGGCAGCGGCACCGATGTCGCGCTGGAAACAGCAGACGCAGCGCTGCTCAAAAATCGCGTGACCGGCATTGCTGAGCTGATTGATCTTTCCAGGGCGACCATGCGCAACGTCAAAACCAACGTCGCGCTGGCGCTGGGCTTTAAAGCCATCTTTCTGGTCACCACGGCGCTGGGCATCACCGGTATGTGGATCGCCGTGATGGCCGACACTGGTGCCACCGTGCTGGTCACGCTAAACGCCATGCGCCTGCTTGGCTATCGCTTTTCACCGGGTGCTTCGTCACCGCGTGAACGGGTAAGCGGAGCCACATCATAA
- a CDS encoding MerR family transcriptional regulator codes for MSEMQSTVSIGELARRASCKPETVRYYERIGLLREAARTEGGQRRYGAAAVRRLTFIRHARDFGFSVEAVRELLAMSDRPDMPCDEVDTLAKHHLEEVESRLQRLSALRDELKRMVSQCAGGKVQSCRIIEVLGDHQLCISDQAHQGAHDLG; via the coding sequence ATGTCAGAGATGCAATCGACCGTCAGCATCGGCGAGCTGGCGCGTAGAGCCAGCTGCAAACCCGAAACCGTGCGCTATTACGAACGTATCGGCCTGCTGCGTGAGGCAGCGCGAACGGAAGGCGGCCAGCGCCGCTACGGCGCGGCAGCGGTCAGGCGGCTGACGTTTATTCGCCATGCGCGCGACTTTGGCTTTTCCGTGGAGGCCGTACGCGAGCTGCTGGCGATGTCCGACCGGCCCGATATGCCGTGCGATGAAGTCGATACGCTGGCCAAGCATCATTTAGAGGAAGTGGAATCACGGCTGCAGCGGCTGTCTGCGCTGCGCGACGAACTCAAGCGCATGGTCAGCCAGTGCGCTGGGGGTAAAGTGCAAAGCTGCCGGATCATTGAGGTGCTAGGCGACCATCAGCTATGCATCAGTGATCAGGCGCACCAAGGCGCGCACGACCTGGGGTAG